The DNA window TGTAAAACCATCACCCTTTTTCTAATGCTTCCTTTTTTAATGCTTCTAGTTGATTGTGTTATAATTTGTGTGTAATCGGGTTTGGGAGGTGGAATTGGAGGTAGCACAATTATCCTCTGCTTCTATGATATACGATATGGTATTGAGTTTCTCCAGTTGTCAGCAATGTATCATCATACGCATTCATCATACAAATTTGCAGAGTACTGGatggttgcaacttgcaaatcAATCATTGCTATGCTTTCAAGTTTATGATTTTCATGTTTAAGGAGAAAGTTTAGAGTAGCTTCCATTTTGCATATCTAATGTTCTTGCTCCATTGCATGCATGATACTCCATACTAATAACTAGTTGGTGTTGCAGGTGGAAAGGATGGTTCCAACCTATCATGCATGGCTTATCTGACCTATTGGATTGCTCAGAATCCTCCACCGGTCCATTTCTTCCTTATATCTGGCAACAAAGGCCTTGCAAACATTCTGCATCGCCTTCGGATGAGCAATTATAATGTACTACTTGCCTGTCCCAGTGCTGAATCTAGTGTATTGTGTGGTGCAGCAACAATTATGTGGCCATGGGATGCTTTAGTTAAAGGGTTGGATTTTGCACCAAAATATTATAACCAACCACCTGATGGTATATCTTTTTCTTCGTATGGTCACTACAGGGAACCCCTTGATGACCCGTTCCTGACCTCAGAGTTCAAGGACTCCATGGCTTTACAGCCACATACCAAGCAAGTGAAACCACCTATTTTACCCAAATCTGTGGCCAATGGGGTTAGGCAAGCACTGTACTCCTTTCCTGAAGGTATCAGTCTTCAAAATCTTCGAGCAGAGcttaaaaagaataatgtGTCTATGGATAGGCGATATTTTGGCTTCAAAAGCTTTTCTTCCCTTCTCCAAGCAATGCCTGATGTTGTGAAGTTTATAGATCCTCTACCAGGTGAAAGAAGCCAACCTGCTGTAGTTGGGATTTTCAATAGATCAATGGAGCCTGCTACGCAAAGTTACAAAGGAATGAGTTCTGCTCAAAGCAGTGGTGAGGTCAAACGCCTCTGCAAGACTCTGAATGAGAAGCCATCATCATCACATGTCCCTTCTCTGTCAGATACTTTATCTGCAGACCACAAGAAAATTCTACCGGTTGATGCCTCATCTTCTCAATATGATTCATTATGTAGGAGCCAAAGGGAAGCTCCGCATGTTGATTTGAACACACCAACTGAAACACCTGCAAACTCTACTGAAGCTGGTGTGGAGGGTGCTGCTGGAACTAGTCCTGCCTTTTCAAGAGCTCAAAGCACTGTCAACAAAAAAGGGTTGTTTGAAGGGATTTCTATACTATGGAATGACCCAGAGCCTGTTAAGCCTATGCTTTATCCGTCTCAAGATGATATCCATTCTAAAGGCTCTAATGATTTACCAACTcaggatgacaataataaccAACATAACACTCTTTTGAGAAGGACCTTGAAGATCTTTTCCGGAACTGATAACTTAGATGGAAACAATCTTCATAGCACTTCATCAATTAGTAGCAGTTTCTCAAATATGTCTGCTAATAACCAATCTGATAATTTAAATGTCAAGGAGAATGTAGGAAATACAACCATCCATTCTAATAGATCAGTTGACATGAGCAACGCTGAACATAAAGTCGAGTTTGGAGAAAAAAGCAAAGGAATATTTAGCTGGGCTGCAAAGTGGTGGGCATCTGGGAAACCAGACTCAGATAACAAAATTCAGTACATATCAATGGTGGACAAGGGAAGAATCAGAAAAAGAATCTGCATTTGTAGAAACAGCTGCTACTGCGAGTGCACAGCAAGTAGGAATTGAATTGTTCAAGAAATCTTACTTCTGGGATGCACTAGAGCAATATTTGTCTACCACTCATGGATCAGATCTTGTTTCAAAAGCAAAGACACGGTATTCttcttaaattacttttatctAACATGACATAAATGTGGCTACCTTGCCTGCAATTCTATCTTTAGCAAATTCCAACATACACAGATAATAAATGTAGTTGACATTGAATGAAAATAGAATATCCTGAATACTGCAAGTCCACTGTTCTGATCTCAAGCTGCTCGTGTACAATGTTAACATGCTGAGTTTtgtggtaaaaaaattgttgattACCACCAAAAGTGAGTAATGGACAAGACATAAGGTGCATGGTAGATTGGTAGTGTTATACACATGACATTCATTAgcacaaaaaatcaaaccctCTTCTTTATCTGTTCACTGACCTTTCAGAAGATCTATTTGCGCTAGATGCACTACAGCCACTATGCTGATTAGTAGTAGTATTCAATAAGCTGCAATGTGGTTTATGTATTTGTAATGGCACTCAGTAATGAATTATAATTTCCAGTGCCCAGTCCATCATGTTTTACAATCATATGACTTTCCCTGTTTCCCATAATTGTGTCTATTTATAGCCTGAGCAGAAATTAATCTCCCGCGACAGCACCAAGAGATAACCGAAGTGTTAAGAACTGAATATGGTAGCATGTGGGTTGATAAGGTTCCTGATTTTACTATAGATGTTGCCAATGTAAATCTTATCAAAGTAGATACTAAAATAAATGCAGTCTCCAAACAAATGAAAGCTCAATCATTTCATCTCATGTTATTCTTATTTATACTTTTGACATGAATCCAAATGTCTCACCTCAAATATAATTAGAAGCTTTGATAATCATTTCTTAGTAAAGCTTCCCTCATAATTACTCCttttgtttcacaatataagactttctagccttgcctagatttatatggatactaatgaatctagacaatatatataaattatacacattcatcaattgatgaatatagaCAAGGCTAGCAAGTTTTACGATATGAAATGGATGCAGtagttgtttgtttttgccaGGAAGGAGTTAGTGCATGGACTACAGAAGCATGGCTGTCAGCCTCAAGAATGCCTTCATGCGAAATGCATCCACCAGTTAGTAGATTTGTTTATATCAGAAAATCAATGGATCAAAGAATCCCATCACAAACACCTCCTTTTCTACTGATGATGAAAATCATGAGGTGGTCCAAGAGGCAGGAAGAGATGCAGCAGCAGTACAGAGTTCACtcttcaaaattattaattcatGGAACACTAGTAAGAATGGTTGTTCTAGCAAGAAAAATCATGGCATCGATGGTATAGTGAACTGCTCTAGAATCAATAGAGGTTACGGTCACAATTCAATCGTGGAAAATGTACAGAAGGCTACAAGCTTACCTAAGTTATTCGGCGGTGTCTTGGGCAGTTTGCAGAAGGCAAAGAACTCGAGTTTGCGCGGCTGAAATGGTAATATGCAGTCATACTAACCCCATAAACCAGCCTCTTCTGCCATCAATTTGATGGCCACACCATTCTGAGATTGTCTGATATTTTCTGCCATTTTGGGCTAGTTGGAGTTGCTTGAGGATGTTTTTAGTTAGAGGTTAGTTTTATTAACACTAGTGATCGGATTTACGGTAGAATAttcttctatttattttattcgaTAAGCATCCACGGTTTATTGGTTTATTTGTGATGCCAGGTTTGTGCTGGTGTAGTTTAGCAGTACTGAACATTTTTCCGGAAATTTGAGGATATATATGTCAATCTAACTTTGCCTGTGGTATAAAACTGCcatgttaaaaaattttgttgattttCTGGATCTTTGaggttatattttatttcacaatGCTGAGATCAAGTCATCTCTGAAACTCTCCATATCTTTAAAAacgaaagaaaattttgagcaAATTGTGAAAGATTGCAGTAATCACTCTGGAAGACCAATCTAAAAGGTGATGCCACTTTCTGagattttagagaaaaaaaggaaaaataaatcatttttgctTGATCCTGATATTGATATTTGGTCAAAATCAGGAAACCAGACAAGCATCACAAATCCTCCATAACCTATGGAAACATGGTATCTAGGTATCTTTCTATTTAATCTGGGATGCAATGATCGGCTAGAAATCAGCCAAAACTGGTACCCGGTCACAAACTAGTCACCAGTACAATTCTGCACGATGTACAATGCTGAAAACATCAGAGAATGCAGACATTACATGGAGGTAAATTGAAAGGAACATTGGTTGCGTTGTGTTGCAGGGATTACCAATGAAGTTGCACATCTTTCCTCCTCTATGCTGGTTTGTTGTTAAACGAACATTTTAACCTTTTGGTTTACCAAAACATGGATAAAATTGGTGCTTGGTTTGATGCCAATATATTACCAAAGGTTCAAAATGGCGGCAAACCAAACATCCACGAGCAGATTCAAAAGCTCAAGTAGTATTTTCCTGGAATACTCCAACATCTCCTTTTTGCCTCTTCATCGCAGCTAAGGAAACTTGCATCTAGCCTAATGCTTTTATCTCTAATTCTGCATGAATTGTTAAGAACTCATTTCCAGCCTCCAGATCAATTATGAGTTGACAGAGGTCCAAGCGTTGAATTCATCCATTCTTAGCACAAACGAACTTGAGCTATGtcgtccaccaccaccatgtgCCTAACAATTTTTAATGATTAAGCAGCATATGATCAATTAAAACCCTATTAAATTTTAAGGCAACGCAAAATTATAGAAACAATCAGGGAAGGTAGCATACTTTAGCAATCTCTGCTGTATTAATGGTATTGTCCATTGTCCTCAAGCAGACCTTCAGGAGACCACGTTGCATGAAGACCACTGCTCCGATAGGTctatgaaagaaaaagataactCTTAAATACAATTAATGGATCAACGTAAAGTATGAATGATTTCTGAGTTCATGTGCTTTAAAACTTGAATAAAGATTATACCTTAGTCCAGCAGCAGCACTCCTCTGACTCAACTCCAAGCTGATTTCATGGCTCAACTTTGAATTCCCATCTGCTCTGATTGCCTGATAGtatgaaaataaatgtaaTACAGAAAATGATACATCTTTTTATGCTAATTATAACATTCGGAAGTAAAATTATACGACCACCAAAACACCATGGGTATTGTTTTACTAGCCAAACGATTTATAGAGGAAGACTATGATGCCGGGTCATGTTCAAGAATGAAAACAAGGTTTATAACAATACTTCAGGAACACAAGAATTCATGAGCATATATTGTGAAGCATTTAagcacaaacatatataatttgcaCATGGCATAGCCATTTAGGATCCATGACTGATATCAGCTAGGAAATTATGCTGTTCATCTGTCCCCATTTGCATTGAACTATTGATAGATGCTGCAGTCAACTaaagaaggaagaaaagaacGAGCTATGGCATCTAACTTTGAACAACAGATGCTTATGTCCAGTTATAAAAACCAATAATGCGAGAGTGCCTCTTTCTGCATACTGCATGCTTTTGCTAAAGCACTCCAATCAGAAGgcttcaaaaacaaaaaggaggGTGCTAAGAAGCTATCACAAGTTAGACAGTGCATAAATGATTGAAAACAGTATAAGAGTGCAAAGAGCATCTTGTTAACTTACAAGGCATTCACCGTACGATCCTCTTCCAAGCTGAATCTTGAAAGGCTTGTGTATTAGCTTCACTGCAGCCTCGAGGCGATCATGAGCAAGCAACTTACTCCTAGAAAGCAGATTGCAAACATCAAGTTGCAGCAGCTGTTGAAGGTACCATTAATGCAGTCATTCACCATGTAAGGGATAAAGTAAAGAAACTGCTAAGTATGACTGCAGCAGTTAGATCCTTACCTGTTCAAAAACTAGAGGATTTGTGATACAGTTCAGTTTGGCACGCTCATCCCTGAGTGCTGTCTGAAATTCCTTAGCATTTGGCAGCTTCCACTGGCGTAGGTCAGCATCTTCTATGTATTTGAGAATATTAAAAACCCGTTCCTCATCTTCTTGTTCCAACAGGTTCTCACAAATATACTGTGCAAAAGAGACCTTTTTATTACTCAAACGACACCAGATAATGAACTGGAATATAAAATATTCCCAACTCACAGAATCAGATTTTGTCCCGGCAAGTTTCTTTGAGAAATAACCAAATGTAGCTTGAGCACTGCTCCTTGTTGTGTCAATGTTAAGCTCAAGATTACTTGGGCAATGCCCCAAACGGGGGATTCTGGCTAGTGTACTTTGCCGGTGATCAAATGCAATTACACTGCATCAATTGCAATGTCAGAAGGATATATTCCTCTACTAGATTGCTCATAAGCtttcataaattatacttCTGATCAAAAGTTTTCTCAACAAAGAAAATTCAGTGcgcagaaaaaagaaatttcagGGGAACATTGTCATGACTGGCAAAAGTCCTCATATATAAGTAACTTGCTTTATAAAAGTGGCCAGTAACTCCAGTTATACACTACCATATACAGGTAAAATGGTCAAAGGACATGTAAAGCAACATCTCAGTCACATAGGCACTAAAATACTCACACCATAAACAGCATACATCATGAACTATTCTGAACATTGTGCCGCTGTGTGTGTAAAGATTGTAGCAAGGACACACTACATTTTGTTccttcattttctttcttccataCAAAAGTTAGTACTTACTTTTTCATACTCGAATAATCCCATAAAGCATATTTGTCGGCAAACATAAATCTTAAACAGATTAATTTATGTATGTTT is part of the Oryza brachyantha chromosome 11, ObraRS2, whole genome shotgun sequence genome and encodes:
- the LOC102700210 gene encoding uncharacterized protein LOC102700210, with translation MLRRRLLLSSGVTSPAAPELRRAFRSEASLEAIRSHTQPSKDTADSDGPAAHLALYNYPTFAGAYAALAAHLFHRRLHRRLLVLPFSSVHPFRAEDFESAGFQTCYLLDFIGPNNFALELSRFIPSVIAFDHRQSTLARIPRLGHCPSNLELNIDTTRSSAQATFGYFSKKLAGTKSDSYICENLLEQEDEERVFNILKYIEDADLRQWKLPNAKEFQTALRDERAKLNCITNPLVFEQLLQLDVCNLLSRSKLLAHDRLEAAVKLIHKPFKIQLGRGSYGECLAIRADGNSKLSHEISLELSQRSAAAGLRPIGAVVFMQRGLLKVCLRTMDNTINTAEIAKAHGGGGRHSSSSFVLRMDEFNAWTSVNS